In the Sorghum bicolor cultivar BTx623 chromosome 4, Sorghum_bicolor_NCBIv3, whole genome shotgun sequence genome, ggatatttaattattaaatattgattgatgaaaatattatttttatgaGCTATCCTTGTCTATGTTATATAAACAAATACTTTAATCTCTACATGTGTAATAATTTTGTAATTCTAAAAGTATTGATAAAGCAAAATGGCTATTTGTTTTGTAccatttttatttgaatttcttGATTTGACCTATTGTTTTATTAAATATTATCCATTATAATTTAGTTTACTTTAATATTGGAGATTATTAGAAATGTACTTTCATTTAGTTCACTTTGGTTAACAGTAAACTTAGTAATAAAATTTATTCATGTATGTTGAATTTAACAATATGCACTTTGAGTTGAATTGAGTAAATATCCGAATAGAATCTCGATTTCGAGATTTTGTTTTGTATTTGTATTAAAAAATATCTGTATTATTCGAATTAAAATATGGTAAAATGTGATATCCTAATCTGATTCCATGCAAATCCGATACATTTCTATGAAAACATTCACTCTAGCAAGTTATCTTGTGTCACTATGAAAACATAGTTCACAGCAATCAATTCATTTCATTGCAAGGTCACATTCACTCTAGCAAGTTATCCAATCCTTCAATAAATTTTGAAGCATGCTTGCTAGAACAGATTAAATGAATAATACACGTTTCGATAAACCAACCACACGTGTTTTTTAAAACACTTGAAAATTAAGAGCCAATTGCAGGTGGATTCAAATCCGTGAAACCTGACGTGGATAATAATGAGCAAGCATGGATGACACTGTATCAAGACGGGAATGATTGAGAACAAgctattgtctattgatatatCCTTAATTAACTTTGCTGGGTTCAGCTCAACCTGTTCCAAATACACGAGGTTGCACGAATTACGACTGAAAGCAGCAGCTAAATGTGGAGAGAACTAGCTGGTCGTATAGCACTCCCAGTCCAAAGGACACAGCAAAGGCGACGGCGAAAATGATCTTCTCGCTGCAGTCTCTTGTGATCACAATGGATGTTGGAGCTGCTTCTATAGGATAATTAGGATTACACCGATGAGTAAGCATAGAGCCACAGAGCTTTGGGTTGCCATCAAAACTAGAATTTGGAAATGTACTTAGTTGCCCTTCTGTTGGAACAGGCCCTTCCAGGTCATTGTTAGAGACGTTGAACATGGAAAGGAAATGCAGTTTTTTCAGAGCCGCTGGGATCTCACCGGTTAGAAGATTGCTGGATAAATCTAGAAACTGCAGGTTGGTGAGGTTACAGAGAGAATGTGGGATTTCTCCATCCAATCTGTTGAAGCTTAGGTTGAGTGTATTGAGCGCTTCTAACTGACCAATGTCTCCAGGGATCCTCCCAGTGAAGTCATTGTTGCTCAAGTCCAGCACTTTAGGGAAAGCACTGGCCTGGCGGTATGGATGCGAAATACTGATATAAATAGGCATGGCAAAAAAACCTGGATCCAAATGAGCTGCAGGCTTGATTGATTTAAGCATTGTCATATGCAATAGTTCTGTTGGAAGCTTCCCAGAAAGGCTGTTATTTGATAGGTCCAGATATGAGAGACGGTTTAGGTCCTTGATCCAGCTTGGTATCTGTCCTTCCAATCGGTTGTGGCTTAGAAGCAATACCTCGAGGTTTCTGAGTTTTGACACCCATGTTGGTATCTTCCCAGTTAATGAGCAGTGATGTATTCCAAGAGCTTGCAGATTTCCAAAACCATCCATGGTTTGGTCCTGTGGCATGGCTTCACGCATGAAATTCTTGCCCACAAGCAAGGTCCTGATACTACTAGAGCTCTTTAGGATCTGAAATGCCTTTGTGATGTTTGTGAAGTTGTTGTAATAAAGTGATAGGAAGGTGAGGGACTTGAGGTTGAGTATCCTTGGAGAGAGCTCACCATGTAAATTGTTCCCAGACACTCGCAGCGCCATCAAATTTGTGCAGGAGTAGATGCTTTCCGGGATCGTACCGGTGAAGTTGTTTGCTGCAACATCTAATCGTTTTAGATTTTGCAGTGTGGCAAAGTTGACACTGCTGAGCTCTCCACCAAAGTTGTTGTTCTTGATGTTAATGTTTGTGAGGCTTGTACAGTTGCAAAGACTCGGTGGCAGCTCCCCAGACATCTGGTTGTAGTCCAAAAGGAGCTCCTCCAATCTCCTGAGCTGGCCTATGGATTCTGGAACCTTGCCGGTGAAATTGTTCTCTCCAAGGTCTAGAGCAACCATGGCAGTGAGCTTGGCCACGTGTGCACCATCAAGTGTTCCTCGTAGCCCAGCGTTGCGAAGTCCGAGGCGCTCTAGCAGGGAGGTAGATTTGAAGAGTTCATCCGGGATAGTCCCTGACAGATTGTTGTGACCAATCCTGAGCACCCTGAGCATGGAGCAATTGCCAAGCGCAGGCGGGATGGCGCCACTGAACTTGTTGTACTGGAGGTCAAGCACAGCAATGGAggaggatggtgatgcaaggcaGAAAGAAGACGGCACCTGCCCGCTAAAGCTGTTGTTGCTGGCGTTGAGCACCACCAGATTTGGCGTCAGGTTCCATGAGCTCGATGGGAAATCTCCGGTGAACATGTTGCTGGAGACGTTCAGCGCCTGcaacggcagcggcagcgggcgGCCGTGGGTGGCCGAAGACGATGATGCTGCtggcagtggcagtggcagCTCGCCTAGCTCTCCGCTGAGGCGGTTGAAGCTGACGTCGACGACGACAACCCTGCCGGCGGACACGAGCCGCTCGAGCGGCAGGTCACCGGACAGCGAGTTGTGGGAGAGGTTGAGGCGCCGCAGTCCGGTGAGGTCACCAAGAGCCGGCGAGATATGCCCTTCGAGGCCTCTGACGGCCAGCGAGACCTCGACGACCGTCCCGTTCGTGTCGCAGGTGACGCCGTCCCATGAACAGCAGTCTGCCGTGccgttgtgcttgtgccacgacACGGCAAGGCCGCTGTCCCTCGTCAGGCCGGCGAGAAACTGGAGGAGGGAGGCTTTCTCCTGCTCCACGCACGGTTTGCTGGCGTGAGAGaacagggagagggagagggagagcagCAGCACGGCGGGAATGAGGCCAGAGAATGCCATGGCCACCACCAACCTGCTGCTGTGCTTCCTCTGATGCTTTCAGTGTGTGTATAGCATGAACTGGGTGTGGGGCGCTTCAGATTTAAGGGACACGTACGATTGTTCGTGTAGACGCCATGATGAAGCCTGGCACAGCCAGGAGCCAGCTATGGCATGACTAGTGACTTTCTGATCCAAAGGACGTTTTCTGcctcttacaataaatcagccaacagtaattTTAGTTTCGTTTAAACTTATTagccgaatctgtcagccattcagcagtACACACAATAAATCAGGCAAGAGTACTTTCtgccatgacttatcagccaaacgaacaaggcaGCGTGGTTGTGGTACCATATCATTGCAGCAAACAGTAAGATTCTTGCCAGTAAATTCAAACCACAACGGTCATCCATTTGATATTAAGATTCGTGCTAGAGTGCTCTAAAATCCATGTCCTAGTATGTTTAAAATTAGTGTGGAACTGTTTTTTATAATTGATTTTTATGACCTACACGAACCACGGAACAAAATGAACGGTAGGATAAGGGGTATGCTCCCACCCTAGTGTGGAAATTGCAAGTTGGATTCTTGCTTTGAAATAtatactaggtagcgtgcccgtgcgttgctacgggataactaacattttatactaaaaacacACAGATCACACGACAAGATAACAATACTGTACAAATTAAATATCAATATTAAAGTGaaatttaattaaaaaaaacaaagtttATGAAATTAACACAGTCATAGAGCGTGTGACATCGCAAGCCTACAAACTCTACTCTGTAGTCATTTGTAGCATTTTTGCAGACGTTTTTGGTGCATTTTTTATGCATACAATTCACGTCATCTCTTATTCAGTAGTGCCCTTTGTTTAGGAGATATTGTACCTTTGGATTTTTTTGGTAAAACTAAAAATTTGTTCACGTTGATATTGTTCACAactaaatataaactaaaaAATAGTAAAACTGaattcaaaaaagaaaaatcagGTTTACCAACTCTTTTCCAATGATATTGTTCACGATGCTTTCTATTATTTTCATTTCACTCTTCTAGAGCCATTGCTGCCAATCGTGCCTTTTCCCTGTCCCTTTAAAACATGGTGGCATTCGTGTTTTCCTTGTACGATTCAACCCCAACATATgtttatataataatataataatgataatttaTCTATATGAGAGCAAATGTTTATTCTATGTAGGTTTGTTAAAATTTGTTTGTGGTGGACCACTCAACCCAGCAGCTAGTGTAGATTCTGCCTTCTCTGATGATACTTATCTCTATGTTTTTTTTCATGCCTTTCTTCTAATCTTGTTCAACCTTTCATAATGGTCTTGG is a window encoding:
- the LOC8074651 gene encoding receptor-like protein 2, with the protein product MAFSGLIPAVLLLSLSLSLFSHASKPCVEQEKASLLQFLAGLTRDSGLAVSWHKHNGTADCCSWDGVTCDTNGTVVEVSLAVRGLEGHISPALGDLTGLRRLNLSHNSLSGDLPLERLVSAGRVVVVDVSFNRLSGELGELPLPLPAASSSSATHGRPLPLPLQALNVSSNMFTGDFPSSSWNLTPNLVVLNASNNSFSGQVPSSFCLASPSSSIAVLDLQYNKFSGAIPPALGNCSMLRVLRIGHNNLSGTIPDELFKSTSLLERLGLRNAGLRGTLDGAHVAKLTAMVALDLGENNFTGKVPESIGQLRRLEELLLDYNQMSGELPPSLCNCTSLTNINIKNNNFGGELSSVNFATLQNLKRLDVAANNFTGTIPESIYSCTNLMALRVSGNNLHGELSPRILNLKSLTFLSLYYNNFTNITKAFQILKSSSSIRTLLVGKNFMREAMPQDQTMDGFGNLQALGIHHCSLTGKIPTWVSKLRNLEVLLLSHNRLEGQIPSWIKDLNRLSYLDLSNNSLSGKLPTELLHMTMLKSIKPAAHLDPGFFAMPIYISISHPYRQASAFPKVLDLSNNDFTGRIPGDIGQLEALNTLNLSFNRLDGEIPHSLCNLTNLQFLDLSSNLLTGEIPAALKKLHFLSMFNVSNNDLEGPVPTEGQLSTFPNSSFDGNPKLCGSMLTHRCNPNYPIEAAPTSIVITRDCSEKIIFAVAFAVSFGLGVLYDQLVLSTFSCCFQS